One genomic segment of Chitinophaga parva includes these proteins:
- a CDS encoding helix-turn-helix domain-containing protein: protein MDFETQYIDADIKLSVLKGNFFTTEVMFEHHMLVWLISGEATIIQADGRHVFHGNDIFLLPRNQLTTVISRAKDGLPHKSVVMHLTTERLRAYYAEHPLSGGRPHPLDKVYHFRKHALLESCLASLIPYFNLEGNLPADIASIKIKEAITILRTIDSGVASLLASFEMPGKIDLTSFMEKHYMFNMTLDRFSYLTGRSLATFRRDFKKLFYTTPQKWLTEKRLELAHYHIAEKQRCRWKCTQRWGLRTSLTFHTHSSSGLGTRLTSYWSVINNRNGLQ, encoded by the coding sequence ATGGATTTTGAAACACAATACATAGACGCAGACATCAAGCTATCGGTGCTCAAAGGCAACTTCTTTACCACGGAAGTGATGTTTGAGCATCACATGCTGGTGTGGCTGATCTCCGGTGAGGCAACCATCATACAAGCGGATGGGCGGCACGTTTTTCACGGGAACGATATATTCCTGCTGCCCCGCAACCAGCTTACCACGGTGATCAGCCGTGCCAAGGATGGGCTTCCACACAAATCAGTGGTCATGCACCTTACCACGGAAAGGTTGCGGGCGTATTATGCGGAGCATCCTTTGTCCGGCGGACGCCCACACCCCCTGGATAAAGTGTATCATTTCCGTAAACATGCATTGCTGGAAAGCTGCCTGGCCTCCCTGATCCCGTATTTCAACCTGGAAGGTAATCTACCGGCAGATATTGCCAGCATCAAAATAAAAGAGGCCATTACCATCCTGCGCACCATAGACAGCGGTGTGGCATCATTACTGGCGAGCTTTGAAATGCCCGGCAAGATTGATCTTACGTCCTTCATGGAAAAGCATTACATGTTCAACATGACACTGGACCGCTTCAGCTATCTCACCGGTCGTAGCCTGGCCACCTTCCGGCGTGATTTTAAAAAGTTGTTTTATACCACGCCGCAAAAATGGCTTACAGAGAAGCGGCTGGAACTGGCCCATTACCACATTGCGGAAAAACAACGCTGCCGGTGGAAGTGTACGCAGAGGTGGGGTTTGAGAACCTCTCTCACTTTTCACACGCATTCAAGCTCCGGTTTGGGTACCCGCCTAACCAGTTATTGGAGCGTCATAAATAACAGGAATGGTCTTCAGTAA
- a CDS encoding MBL fold metallo-hydrolase — MPHRKIHVTYLGGPTVILEVGNLRIMTDPTLDPAGTSYMINNNPAYSKTEGPVITDVGKIDMVLLSHDQHDDNLDYAGRELLATVPQTFTTATGAERLKGNARGLQPWESVTVTTPTGELITITATPARHGPAGIERIAGDVVGFLLTYGGRQFYLTGDTVFYDGVRSVAEKSDPAYVFIFAGAAKPRGPFSLTMSTNDALDTAFAFPEAKIIPVHFEGWTHYTETGDMLRQSFTTLGIAERLQMLEPGERTAL, encoded by the coding sequence ATGCCACATAGAAAGATCCATGTGACCTACCTTGGTGGTCCCACGGTGATCCTGGAAGTAGGTAACCTGCGTATTATGACCGATCCTACCCTCGATCCCGCAGGCACTTCTTATATGATCAATAATAACCCCGCCTATTCCAAAACAGAGGGCCCCGTGATCACAGACGTGGGAAAGATAGACATGGTATTACTCAGTCATGACCAACATGATGATAACCTCGATTATGCAGGCAGGGAATTGCTGGCTACCGTTCCCCAAACCTTTACCACTGCTACAGGAGCGGAGCGCCTGAAGGGCAATGCCCGCGGTCTGCAACCCTGGGAGAGCGTTACCGTTACCACGCCCACCGGGGAGCTGATCACCATCACCGCTACCCCTGCCCGTCACGGGCCTGCCGGTATAGAAAGGATCGCGGGTGATGTAGTGGGATTCCTGCTCACGTATGGAGGGCGCCAGTTCTACCTCACCGGCGATACGGTTTTCTATGATGGCGTCCGGTCCGTAGCGGAGAAATCTGATCCCGCCTACGTGTTCATCTTTGCCGGCGCGGCCAAGCCCCGTGGCCCTTTCAGCCTAACCATGAGTACCAATGATGCGTTGGATACTGCTTTTGCCTTCCCGGAGGCTAAGATTATCCCTGTGCATTTTGAGGGATGGACCCACTACACGGAAACGGGAGACATGCTAAGGCAATCTTTTACCACGCTGGGTATTGCTGAACGCCTGCAAATGCTGGAGCCAGGGGAAAGAACGGCGTTATAG